A window of the Phragmites australis chromosome 20, lpPhrAust1.1, whole genome shotgun sequence genome harbors these coding sequences:
- the LOC133901318 gene encoding pentatricopeptide repeat-containing protein At5g10690 has protein sequence MMLIRPPRFLSPSPAPAPAMGEPRLRRPLDASRIFSSPRPPGRRPRPRPASTSTDLRCLTARIVDLTRRRQLSQIMEEVEAARRRARGVGGGALNTIVMNAVLEACVHCGDVDRALRLFEDMRGPRGCGVDGVSYGILLKGLGIARRINEAFEILESIEKDTSVGSPRLSPHLICGFLNALIEAGDMRRANALVARFRKVLYEDHSVLLYNLLMKGYIKSNFPLGALTVKDEILRQGLKPDRLTYNTIISACVKSAEIDKAIQFLEDMKEEANRDNNPELLPDAVTYTTLLKGLGNSRDLYSVLKIVVEMKSSPLSIDRIAYTAMIDALLACGSIDGALCIFGEIIKQAGNNKDFTPKPHLYLSIMRAFATRGDVDMVERLNKRMWPDSVGSISRAAKEEADELLMEAAINNNQIDLARGLLRRIVNEKECFSWTSRVGLVAVKVESLSGFTNSLLRPHIFPQIILNDPVEKYMIPFQESQPLPADLILRKVVMRFLKDRAVPLVDDWGGCVGIVHRDDCTKLDVPLLSMARAPLCVPTSTSVEHVIDLLLREKSEMVVVVKSGNMYEGSYTSSSRPLGVFSLAILWKFTGDYSSDIHGVGMSQVTLKQDAEACNCG, from the exons ATGATGCTGATAAGGCCGCCGCGGTTCCTCTCCCCCTCGcccgcgccggcgcccgcgaTGGGCGAGCCCCGCCTCCGCCGGCCTCTCGACGCTTCCAGAATCTTCTCCTCCCCTCGTCCACCCGGGCGCCGGCCCCGCCCGCGCCCCGCCTCCACGTCCACCGACCTCCGCTGCCTCACCGCCCGCATCGTCGACCTCACCCGCCGCAGGCAGCTCTCCCAG atcatggaggaggtggaggcggcacGGCGGCGGGCGCGCGGGGTTGGAGGCGGGGCGCTCAACACTATCGTCATGAACGCGGTGCTAGAGGCCTGCGTTCATTGCGGCGACGTCGACCGCGCTCTCCGGCTCTTCGAGGACATGCGCGGGCCCAGGGGGTGCGGCGTCGACGGCGTCTCCTACGGCATCCTGCTCAAG GGCCTAGGAATAGCGAGAAGGATTAATGAAGCATTCGAAATACTGGAATCAATCGAGAAAGATACTTCTGTCGGGAGCCCTAGACTCTCTCCACATCTTATTTGTGGTTTTCTAAATGCCCTTATTGAAGCAG GAGATATGAGGCGTGCCAATGCTCTTGTCGCCCGTTTTCGCAAAGTCCTTTATGAAGATCACTCTGTTTTACTATACAACTTACTGATGAAG GGCTACATTAAGAGCAACTTCCCTCTTGGAGCTTTGACTGTCAAAGATGAGATATTGCGTCAAGGGTTGAAGCCTGATAGATTGACCTACAATACCATCATTTCTGCCTGTGTAAAATCAGCAGAGATTGATAAAGCTATCCAATTTCTCGAAGACATGAAG GAAGAAGCTAACAGGGATAATAATCCTGAACTACTCCCCGATGCTGTTACCTACACAACATTACTTAAG GGTTTAGGAAATAGCCGAGATCTATATTCAGTTTTGAAGATTGTTGTGGAGATGAAATCTTCACCTCTTTCAATCGATAGGATTGCATACACTGCTATGATAGATGCCTTGCTAGCTTGTGGGTCCATTGATG GGGCCCTTTGCATTTTTGGTGAGATAATTAAGCAGGCTGGCAACAACAAAGATTTTACACCTAAGCCTCATCTTTATCTTTCAATTATGAGAGCTTTTGCTACCAGAGGTGATGTTGATATGGTCGAGAGATTGAACAAGCGCATGTGGCCAGATTCAGTTGGATCCATTAGCCGCGCAGCAAAAGAAGAGGCAGATGAGCTATTAATGGAAGCTGCTATAAATAACAATCAG ATAGATTTGGCTAGAGGGCTTCTAAGAAGAATAGTGAACGAGAAGGAATGTTTCTCTTGGACAAGTAGAGTAGGTCTG GTTGCAGTTAAAGTTGAAAGCTTATCTGGATTCACCAACTCTCTTCTAAGACCTCATATATTTCCACAG ATTATCTTGAATGATCCAGTTGAGAAGTATATGATTCCATTTCAAGAATCCCAACCTTTACCTGCTGACTTAATATTGCGGAAGGTTGTGATGCGATTTTTGAAAGATCGTGCGGTTCCCCTTGTGGATGATTGGGGAGGTTGCGTTGGAATTGTTCACCGCGACGATTGTACCAAG CTGGATGTGCCTCTTCTTTCGATGGCGAGAGCACCGCTCTGTGTGCCTACTTCAACCTCTGTGGAGCATGTCATTGATCTCCTCCTTAGAGAGAAGTCCgaaatggtggtggtggtaaaAAGCGGTAACATGTACGAAGGCAGCTACACGTCCAGCTCAAGACCCTTGGGTGTTTTCTCTCTTGCCATTTTGTGGAAGTTCACAGGCGACTACTCGTCAGACATCCACGGTGTGGGCATGTCCCAAGTAACACTCAAGCAAGACGCTGAAGCCTGCAATTGTGGCTGA
- the LOC133901319 gene encoding transcription initiation factor TFIID subunit 10-like, giving the protein MMGSNCGSGGGGGPGGGMGPGMGGPVGGGGDGRHNDEAALTEFLSSLMDYTPTIPDELVEHYLGRSGFHCPDLRLTRLIAVATQKFLSDVASDSLQHCKARVAAPIKDNKSKQPKDRRLVLTMDDLSKALREHGVNLKHPEYFADSPSAGTAPSTREE; this is encoded by the exons ATGATGGGCAGTAActgcggcagcggcggtggcggaggcccCGGCGGAGGCATGGGTCCGGGCATGGGCGGGCCCGTGGGTGGAGGTGGGGACGGGCGTCACAACGACGAAGCGGCCCTCACTGagttcctctcctccctcatgGACTACACCCCCACG ATTCCAGACGAGCTGGTGGAGCACTACCTCGGCCGCAGCGGCTTCCACTGCCCCGACCTCCGCCT AACGAGACTGATTGCTGTAGCCACCCAAAAATTCCTTTCTGACGTCGCAAGCGATTCTCTTCA GCACTGTAAAGCCAGGGTAGCAGCACCTATCAAAGACAATAAGAGCAAACAGCCTAAG GATAGACGTCTTGTATTAACAATGGATGATCTTTCTAAAGCCTTGCGTGAG CATGGTGTGAACTTGAAACACCCTGAGTACTTCGCAGACAGCCCTTCAGCAGGAACGGCTCCTTCGACAAGAGAGGAGTAG